The Lycium ferocissimum isolate CSIRO_LF1 chromosome 1, AGI_CSIRO_Lferr_CH_V1, whole genome shotgun sequence genome includes a region encoding these proteins:
- the LOC132065549 gene encoding uncharacterized protein LOC132065549, whose product MDWEEATKLRLFQLNEMDEFRYQAYESAALYKERMKHYHDKKILKREFYKGDPVLLFNSRLKLLPGKLKSRWSGPFEVVGVSPHGAIELKSGDGTRTFKVNGQRLKHYHGMVSEDRIVDRYRLKHLGTNDDLVHTDKE is encoded by the coding sequence ATGGATTGGGAGGAAGCAACCAAGCTCAGGTTGTTCCAACtaaatgagatggatgagtttCGGTATCAGGCATATGAGAGTGCAGCACTgtataaagaaagaatgaagcATTACCATGATAAGAAGATCTTGAAGCGAGAATTTTACAAGGGTGATCCTGTATTGCTGTTTAACTCCCGTTTGAAGTTGCTGCCTGGTAAGCTTAAATCGAGGTGGTCTGGTCCATTTGAGGTGGTTGGTGTTTCACCCCATGGAGCGATTGAGTTAAAGTCCGGAGAtggaactcggacatttaaggtgaatgggCAGAGATTGAAGCACTATCACGGGATGGTTTCGGAGGATAGGATTGTTGATCGATACAGGTTGAAGCACCTCGGAACGAACGATGATCTGGTGCACACTGATAAAGAGTGA